A window of Roseateles sp. XES5 genomic DNA:
GCTTTCGTGCGCCGCGCACGCTGGTCGCCACCGGCAACCTGATCTTCGAGGCGGAGGCGGCGCCGCTTGCCGAAATCGAGGATCGGCTGGAGACGGCCTTCCGGGCCCGCTTCGGCAAACATGTCGATATCATCCTGCGGGAGGCCGATGCCTTTCGCCGCCTTGCGGCCGGCAATCCCTTTCCAGAAGGCAACGCGCCGGATGTCGGCATCCGCGTCATGCGCCAGCCACTCGGGCCCGAGGCACTGCCGAAGCTCGAGCGCCTTGCGACGCCGGACATCAGGCTCGCGCTTGTCGATGGCGACCTCTGGATCGATTTTTCCCGAAAGCCGAGCGAGACGAGACTGCTGTCGCACCTGACGACGAAGAAGCTCGGCATCGGCACCTTGCGCAACGCCAACACCATCAACGGCCTTGCGGCGATGCTCGGCTGACCTCAGAGCCACCGCCGGACCCG
This region includes:
- a CDS encoding DUF1697 domain-containing protein; translation: MTTYVALLHSIVLGPGKRLVMTDLKAMAEALGFRAPRTLVATGNLIFEAEAAPLAEIEDRLETAFRARFGKHVDIILREADAFRRLAAGNPFPEGNAPDVGIRVMRQPLGPEALPKLERLATPDIRLALVDGDLWIDFSRKPSETRLLSHLTTKKLGIGTLRNANTINGLAAMLG